The DNA window ttgttctttttaggttttttctttccggctttccttcaaaatttttaaaacgtttggGGAGAGTTTTCCTTCTAACTGATGTGGATCTCAGATTAATAACATGtaagtattatttattaaagttaaattagacaaaaataactttgtaaaattaaaaaacatacctcacatcaattttttttttttaaaggaaaattacaacttagattttggaattatttttattatttatatgtcaaataaattaataaacctttttattttattttgtcctccatttatgttatttatggaTTAAGGAATAGTTAAATACTACCTTGTCCAAGTCAAATTTTGTAACGTCCAATATTCCACTAAACGGACGGTCGATGACGCCGGCGTTGCTGTACATGATATCCAGCTTACCGTGCAGGCAGACAGCAGCGTCCACTAGATTGCTGACGTCTTCTTCCTTGGACACGTCGCAACGGATATAGCTTACGCCTTCGCCGAGTTGGTCAGCAATTTTTTGGCCGACTTCATCTTGGATATCGGCGATGACGACTTTGGCTCCATTTTCATGGAAAATTCGCACTGCGCTAGCTCCGATTCCGCTTGCACCGCCGGTGATGATCGCCACCTTGCCTTCCAGTCTAAAAACCCCAAAATTACACAGGTTAATCAATATATatgttagacaaacacgagtctccacaatggtatgatatgtcCATAATCTCTAAtcactttgctttgggctttccgaAAAGGCCTTATACTAATGGAATTAGCGGAGGCATTAGAatatgtataattaattaatgaaaattgatacCTTCTAAGAGGGGTGGCAGCAGAGGCATTAGAAGTCATgttattgaagaagaaagtcaGAAATTAAGGAAGCGGTTGATGGGAgagtaaaagagagagagggttgGATTTAGTGAAAGGTGTGATTTTGTGAGGGTGGGAATTCACATATTTATAGGACAGATTTGTCCGAtgaaactaaattatttttgggtcattcattatcatcattattattgcTATTATATTTAGTTGAGGATACAGAAGCGCCTCATATTTGTGTTTAAGCCACTCACCTACTTTtggttcattattttattttttggtcaCATGTTTTATTCCCTTTACTTACAATtaacatttatgaaattattaaaagagaaATTGAGTGGAATTGTcagaaatttgtttaaaattaaacttctaAGGAATTATGGTTACTCGGGTAAATCAATTATTGAACATATCTTGGCATTTATGATATCTCTCAAAAAGTTTTCTTGAAATGGTTGCAAAGAAGCATGCATGTGATTGGTAGTGTTCATACTTCTATTGTAACGTGACGTTATAAATAACTCGAAAGTTGGATTTTGAAGGAAATGAGATCTGCATCCCTTGACGTCTAacagagaggaagaggaagaaaaaggactGGAAAATACGTTGGAAACAATCGCgcaaaggagagagagatccATCGAGAAATAGCGTTGACTCGGATAAATTAGATCCGGGTCAGACTTGAACCGGATAATCGAGACAGGTTCatgttaagaataagaaatagaTTTGTGAAGGTATGTTTTGATTGATATTCATAAGCTTTGAATATGATATAAGCTAGCAACTAATACCTAGttataaggaaaatataaactaattaaatattccgactaaaataaaatatattataaatcaaatcataatagaatattaagatataatatctgagatatattccataactaatatattctctaaatattatatctNCTTTGTTCTTGGCGAGTGATGAGAGTCGGTATGTGAGTGGCCATAATTTGTTGATTGATGGGGGCTTTGGTATAACTAATCCCAACATCAAAATCTTTGAATACCCTCAAAATTAGGGGCCTTTTGTCGCCACAAATAGCCGCCCACCATGCTATTCAACAATTTGTTACAAAGCAATAAAATAATGGCTTgaaataactcaatttttaGCTATGTCTCtttttatgaaattgattTGAGAAGCTAggaaagtaataaaaatattgagtgCTATTGTATTAGTGGCCAACAATATGGGAGGAGAGGGAATAAGAACTCGAACTCGAAACTCTTGCCGTGTACTCTCTATTCTTTATTGATTATTGATggagggtaaaatgactatTTTGCCCCTTGGTTGACTTGGACCATTTTCAGAGTTTTCTAattattcttcattttaatttttaaaatattataaataattttagcgTATGAGGTACTATCATCCtataattctctctctctttaattAATAGATGTGAATGGACTTTGAAGTAAgctaaatgataataaaatgacGTAAACAAATAACAATCTCGTAAGGGATGAAATAAAGCATTTACTTGAAATTTGACACCCAAATGTTTAAACACCCATAGTACAACGACAAAATAAAACACGAAGGTAAGATTTAATTTGAACTTAGTTGAAGGAACCCTGATTTAAGTGggtattattttaataatcaaCCCAAGTTCAAACtttgaaattagaaaattaaataaaaggcATCACTTATTTTCAGCGAACGTGCTTATGGTCATGAGCATGGAAGGATTGACAACACTGTAGCCTCCATCGACCACAAGATTGAGTCCACTCACATAGCTCGCCTCGTCACTAGCTAAGTAGAGGGCAGCCGTGGCTATGTCATTGGCTTTGAGGACGCAACCCTTGAGATTGGCCCAGCGGGTGACCATGTTCTCCATCATCTCTGCCTGCATCGGGTCTTTGGGCCCTGCAATCCCAGTGGCCACGGCGAAAGGGGCCACACAGTTGACTCTAATCCCGTGCTGGCCAAGTTCCGCCGCTAGGTTCCTAACCAACCCCAACACTGCACATTTGGAGGCTGCGTATGGGTGCGTTGAGAGGCCTGCAATGTTGGTGGCTACACTGGTTGTGAACAAAATGCACCCCTTTTTCTCGGGTATCATCACCCTGGCTGCATGCTTTGCCCCCCAAAATGCCCCCATCACGTTCACTCCCAATACCTTCCATGTCATTTAATAATACAGTAATTGATCAGCCTCCAATACTCTAAATTACCCATTTACTTAAGAATCCAACTGCCTTTTTGTATCCATTTACTTAATCCTACCCTactcaaaatttaatactaattaattataaccattctagtaattaaaatttaatactaaTTAATTCTAACCACTCTAATAGTTAAAATTGAGATCCACCCCTTAGAGTCAGTATCATAGCTTTTTCAATctatgtgggacttccattcCTCATTGTTTGGGGCCAGTGTGACACACCACCTCATGTTTAcctctttggggctcaacctACTTGCTCacacatcgcctggtgtctaactttgatatcatgtgcaacagctcaagtccacccctagttagcaaatattgttctttttaggttttttctttccggctttccttcaaaatttttaaaacgtttggGGAGAGTTTTCCTTCTAACTGATGTGGATCTCAGATTAATAACATGtaagtattatttattaaagttaaattagacaaaaataactttgtaaaattaaaaaacatacctcacatcaattttttttttttaaaggaaaattacaacttagattttggaattatttttattatttatatgtcaaataaattaataaacctttttattttattttgtcctccatttatgttatttatggaTTAAGGAATAGTTAAATACTACCTTGTCCAAGTCAAATTTTGTAACGTCCAATATTCCACTAAACGGACGGTCGATGACGCCGGCGTTGCTGTACATGATATCCAGCTTACCGTGCAGGCAGACAGCAGCGTCCACTAGATTGCTGACGTCTTCTTCCTTGGACACGTCGCAACGGATATAGCTTACGCCTTCGCCGAGTTGGTCAGCAATTTTTTGGCCGACTTCATCTTGGATATCGGCGATGACGACTTTGGCTCCATTTTCATGGAAAATTCGCACTGCGCTAGCTCCGATTCCGCTTGCACCGCCGGTGATGATCGCCACCTTGCCTTCCAGTCTAAAAACCCCAAAATTACACAGGTTAATCAATATATatgttagacaaacacgagtctccacaatggtatgatatgtcCATAATCTCTAAtcactttgctttgggctttccgaAAAGGCCTTATACTAATGGAATTAGCGGAGGCATTAGAatatgtataattaattaatgaaaattgatacCTTCTAAGAGGGGTGGCAGCAGAGGCATTAGAAGTCATgttattgaagaagaaagtcaGAAATTAAGGAAGCGGTTGATGGGAgagtaaaagagagagagggttgGATTTAGTGAAAGGTGTGATTTTGTGAGGGTGGGAATTCACATATTTATAGGACAGATTTGTCCGAtgaaactaaattatttttgggtcattcattatcatcattattattgcTATTATATTTAGTTGAGGATACAGAAGCGCCTCATATTTGTGTTTAAGCCACTCACCTACTTTtggttcattattttattttttggtcaCATGTTTTATTCCCTTTACTTACAATtaacatttatgaaattattaaaagagaaATTGAGTGGAATTGTcagaaatttgtttaaaattaaacttctaAGGAATTATGGTTACTCGGGTAAATCAATTATTGAACATATCTTGGCATTTATGATATCTCTCAAAAAGTTTTCTTGAAATGGTTGCAAAGAAGCATGCATGTGATTGGTAGTGTTCATACTTCTATTGTAACGTGACGTTATAAATAACTCGAAAGTTGGATTTTGAAGGAAATGAGATCTGCATCC is part of the Cucurbita pepo subsp. pepo cultivar mu-cu-16 chromosome LG03, ASM280686v2, whole genome shotgun sequence genome and encodes:
- the LOC111791027 gene encoding tropinone reductase-like 1; translation: MTSNASAATPLRRLEGKVAIITGGASGIGASAVRIFHENGAKVVIADIQDEVGQKIADQLGEGVSYIRCDVSKEEDVSNLVDAAVCLHGKLDIMYSNAGVIDRPFSGILDVTKFDLDKVLGVNVMGAFWGAKHAARVMIPEKKGCILFTTSVATNIAGLSTHPYAASKCAVLGLVRNLAAELGQHGIRVNCVAPFAVATGIAGPKDPMQAEMMENMVTRWANLKGCVLKANDIATAALYLASDEASYVSGLNLVVDGGYSVVNPSMLMTISTFAENK